In Dama dama isolate Ldn47 chromosome X, ASM3311817v1, whole genome shotgun sequence, one genomic interval encodes:
- the LOC133052000 gene encoding MLV-related proviral Env polyprotein-like, whose product MQGSLLWVTLGVLGVLEKGGHTNQNPHQPFQVTWILKNGETYEELNRTTATQPKDKWWPDLYFNLTKLIKQSGYSKCRVRSLGFYACPGHQRENIKTCGGMVSRYCKSWGCVTSNDGYWKWSVTKPDLINMSFTGPLPKSDWQGRPSNPGQCSDQVRLSFTQQGRTENRWISGLSWGVVIYDTYGTGSNSATLYVQQVLQPAQTHAVGPNQIIAPPRPSPQETNATNVVTSPTPTPSLQLIQTDPPETQEPLWALIKETYGALNHSNPNATQSCWLCYTLHPPYYEAVGLNATYNLSTLSNPPQCSWGDRKVGLTMKQVWGSGTCLGTVPTDKQTLCTRTGYDTNFTNKTYVIPEIGGWWVCSQTGLTPCLHLAVFDQSREFCVMVVVVPKITYHPEEVLYNFWDRDTPAPRHKREPVPAISLAALFTLGAAGTGTGIASLTSQHQGLITLRVAIDEDIARIEKSMTALEKSLTSLSEVVLQNRRGLDLIFLQQGGLCAALKEECCFYADHTGVVRESMAKVREGLECRKREREAQQCWFNHGSKTPPG is encoded by the coding sequence ATGCAGGGCTCTCTACTCTGGGTTACTCTGGGGGTACTGGGGGTCCTGGAAAAAGGGGGGCACACCAACCAAAACCCCCACCAGCCTTTTCAAGTcacctggattttaaaaaatggagagacCTACGAGGAGCTAAACCGGACCACAGCCACCCAACCAAAAGATAAGTGGTGGCCGGACCTATACTTTAACCTTACAAAGTTAATCAAACAATCAGGATACTCCAAGTGTAGGGTCAGGTCCCTCGGGTTTTATGCCTGCCCGGGACATCAGCGGGAAAACATAAAGACCTGTGGGGGAATGGTGAGCCGCTACTGTAAATCCTGGGGCTGTGTCACTTCCAACGATGGGTACTGGAAGTGGTCGGTGACCAAGCCAGACCTGATCAATATGTCCTTCACGGGTCCTCTTCCAAAATCAGATTGGCAGGGACGACCCTCCAACCCAGGGCAGTGCAGCGACCAGGTCCGACTATCATTTACACAGCAGGGACGGACTGAAAATAGATGGATTTCCGGGCTGTCCTGGGGGGTAGTGATATATGATACCTATGGCACGGGAAGCAATAGCGCAACGTTATATGTCCAGCAAGTCCTGCAACCCGCCCAGACCCATGCTGTGGGGCCCAACCAGATTATTGCACCTCCCCGCCCCTCACCACAAGAGACAAACGCCACAAATGTTGTGACCTCGCCTACCCCTACCCCCTCTCTTCAGCTGATCCAGACAGACCCGCCAGAAACCCAAGAACCCCTGTGGGCCTTGATCAAAGAAACCTACGGGGCCCTCAACCACTCCAATCCTAATGCGACCCAATCCTGCTGGCTTTGCTACACCTTACACCCACCTTACTACGAGGCCGTGGGCTTAAATGCCACCTACAACTTATCCACTCTCTCCAACCCAccacagtgttcttggggagacCGCAAGGTGGGCCTTACCATGAAACAAGTATGGGGTTCGGGGACCTGCTTAGGCACGGTTCCTACGGATAAACAAACCCTGTGCACCCGGACTGGCTATGACACCAACTTCACCAATAAGACCTACGTCATACCCGAAATCGGGGGGTGGTGGGTATGCTCACAGACTGGGCTGACGCCCTGTCTCCATTTGGCCGTCTTCGACCAGAGCAGGGAATTCTGTGTCATGGTAGTGGTAGTACCCAAGATTACATACCACCCAGAAGAGGTCCTCTACAACTTTTGGGACCGAGACACCCCAGCTCCTAGACATAAGAGGGAGCCCGTTCCAGCTATTAGTCTAGCAGCGCTGTTCACCCTGGGGGCAGCCGGAACGGGTACGGGCATTGCTTCCCTGACCTCACAACATCAGGGCCTGATCACCCTGAGAGTCGCCATTGATGAAGACATTGCACGAATAGAGAAGTCTATGACGGCCTTAGAAAAATCCCTAACCTCTTTGTCAGAGGTGGTGTTACAGAACAGACGAGGCCTAGACCTAATCTTTTTACAACAAGGGGGCCTCTGTGCAGCCCTCAAGGAGGAGTGTTGCTTTTACGCAGACCATACAGGGGTAGTAAGGGAGTCCATGGCCAAAGTAAGAGAAGGACTAGAGTGCAGAAAGAGAGAACGGGAAGCCCAGCAATGTTGGTTTAATCATGGTTCCAAaactccccctggctga